One Oncorhynchus masou masou isolate Uvic2021 unplaced genomic scaffold, UVic_Omas_1.1 unplaced_scaffold_97___fragment_2___debris, whole genome shotgun sequence DNA segment encodes these proteins:
- the trappc6b gene encoding trafficking protein particle complex subunit 6b isoform X1: MADEALFQFLHNEVIQYIYKSSEHGEMENGRCITKLENMGFRVGQGLIERFTKDTARFKDELDVMKFICKDFWTCVFKKQIDNLRTNHQGIYVLQDNKFRLLTQLSAGKQYLEHAPKYLAFTCGLVRGGLSNLGVKSIVTAEVSVMPACKFQVMIQKM, encoded by the exons ATGGCAGACGAAGCCCTTTTTCAGTTTTTACACAATGAGgtgatacagtatatatacaaatCATCTGAACATGGGGAAATG GAAAATGGGAGATGTATTACCAAACTGGAAAATATGGGATTCCGGGTGGGTCAGGGACTAATAGAAAG GTTCACCAAAGACACAGCACGGTTTAAAGATGAGCTTGATGTCATGAAATTCATATGCAAAGACTTCTGGACCTGTGTCTTCAAAAAGCAAATTGACAACCTAAGAACAAACCACCAA GGTATTTATGTCCTGCAGGATAACAAGTTCCGGTTACTCACTCAGCTCTCTGCCGGTAAACAGTATTTGGAGCATGCCCCAAAG TATTTGGCGTTCACATGTGGCCTGGTTAGAGGAGGGCTTTCCAACCTGGGAGTGAAGAGTATTGTCACAGCAGAGGTGTCCGTTATGCCTGCCT GTAAATTTCAGGTCATGATCCAGAAAATGTAG
- the LOC135538804 gene encoding solute carrier family 2, facilitated glucose transporter member 1-like isoform X1: protein MDNDRPQGVTFQLMMAVGTAVIGSLQFGYNTGVINAPQKIIEGFLNDTWNNRYSEPIPATSLTTLWSISVAIFSVGGIFGSFSVGLFVNRLGRRNSMLIANVLAFIAAGFMGFSKLAVSWEMLIIGRFIVGLYSGLSTGFVPMYVGEIAPTSLRGALGTLHQLGIVIGILMAQVFGMESIMGNSTMWPFLLGLTFIPAVLQCILLPFCPESPRFLLINCNEELKAREVLEKLRGTEEVGADMQEMKEEARQMMREKKVTILELFRSPLYRQPIFIAIMLQLSQQLSGINAVFYYSTRIFEKAGVSQPVYATIGAGVVNTAFTVVSLFIVERAGRRSLHLTGLLGMAFSAVLMTVAMALLDQLPWMSYVSIVAIFSFVAFFEIGPGPIPWFIVAELFSQGPRPSAFAVAGFSNWSANFIVGMTFQYVEQLCGPYVFIIFTVLLLGFFVFTYFMVPETKGRSFDEIAAGFRHDAGEAGEKYAPDEMNSLGGADSQL, encoded by the exons ATCATTGAAGGCTTTTTGAATGACACGTGGAATAACAGGTACTCTGAGCCCATCCCTGCCACATCCCTGACCACCCTGTGGTCTATCTCCGTGGCCATCTTCTCTGTCGGGGGCATCTTCGGCTCCTTCTCCGTGGGCCTCTTTGTCAACCGCCTGGGCAG GAGGAACTCGATGCTCATCGCCAATGTGCTAGCGTTCATCGCCGCCGGATTCATGGGCTTCTCCAAGCTGGCGGTGTCGTGGGAGATGCTGATCATTGGCCGTTTCATCGTGGGACTTTACTCCGGCCTGTCCACTGGCTTCGTGCCCATGTACGTGGGGGAGATCGCGCCCACTTCGCTCCGTGGGGCGCTGGGCACTCTGCACCAGCTGGGAATCGTCATTGGAATCCTCATGGCACAG GTGTTTGGGATGGAGTCGATCATGGGGAACTCCACTATGTGGCCCTTCCTACTGGGCCTCACTTTCATCCCGGCCGTGTTGCAGTGTATCCTGCTGCCCTTCTGCCCCGAGAGCCCTCGCTTCCTCCTCATCAACTGCAACGAGGAGCTCAAGGCCAGGGAAG TGCTGGAGAAGCTGCGAGGCACTGAGGAGGTGGGCGCCGACATGcaggagatgaaggaggaggccAGGCAGATGATGAGGGAGAAGAAAGTGACCATCCTGGAGCTATTCCGCTCACCACTCTACCGCCAGCCCATCTTCATCGCCATCATGCTCCAGCTCTCCCAGCAGCTGTCTGGCATCAACGCT GTTTTCTACTACTCCACCAGGATCTTTGAGAAGGCGGGGGTTTCTCAGCCAGTCTATGCTACCATTGGAGCTGGAGTAGTCAATACAGCCTTCACTGTTGTGTCT CTATTCATTGTGGAGCGTGCTGGGCGAAGATCCCTTCACCTCACTGGGTTACTGGGGATGGCCTTCTCAGCAGTCCTGATGACAGTTGCCATGGCACTGCTG GACCAGCTGCCATGGATGTCGTACGTTAGCATCGTGGCCATCTTCAGCTTCGTGGCCTTCTTTGAGATTGGCCCAGGCCCCATCCCATGGTTCATTGTGGCTGAGCTCTTCAGCCAAGGTCCTCGGCCCTCTGCCTTTGCCGTGGCTGGATTCTCCAACTGGTCAGCTAACTTTATAGTGGGCATGACCTTCCAATACGTTGAG CAACTGTGTGGCCCCTACGTCTTCATCATCTTCACCGTGCTGTTGCTGGGCTTCTTCGTCTTCACCTATTTCATGGTGCCCGAAACCAAGGGACGATCGTTTGACGAGATCGCCGCTGGCTTCCGCCATGATGccggagaggcaggggagaagtATGCGCCTGACGAGATGAACAGCCTGGGGGGAGCCGACTCCCAGCTCTAA
- the LOC135538804 gene encoding solute carrier family 2, facilitated glucose transporter member 1-like isoform X2, translating to MMAVGTAVIGSLQFGYNTGVINAPQKIIEGFLNDTWNNRYSEPIPATSLTTLWSISVAIFSVGGIFGSFSVGLFVNRLGRRNSMLIANVLAFIAAGFMGFSKLAVSWEMLIIGRFIVGLYSGLSTGFVPMYVGEIAPTSLRGALGTLHQLGIVIGILMAQVFGMESIMGNSTMWPFLLGLTFIPAVLQCILLPFCPESPRFLLINCNEELKAREVLEKLRGTEEVGADMQEMKEEARQMMREKKVTILELFRSPLYRQPIFIAIMLQLSQQLSGINAVFYYSTRIFEKAGVSQPVYATIGAGVVNTAFTVVSLFIVERAGRRSLHLTGLLGMAFSAVLMTVAMALLDQLPWMSYVSIVAIFSFVAFFEIGPGPIPWFIVAELFSQGPRPSAFAVAGFSNWSANFIVGMTFQYVEQLCGPYVFIIFTVLLLGFFVFTYFMVPETKGRSFDEIAAGFRHDAGEAGEKYAPDEMNSLGGADSQL from the exons ATCATTGAAGGCTTTTTGAATGACACGTGGAATAACAGGTACTCTGAGCCCATCCCTGCCACATCCCTGACCACCCTGTGGTCTATCTCCGTGGCCATCTTCTCTGTCGGGGGCATCTTCGGCTCCTTCTCCGTGGGCCTCTTTGTCAACCGCCTGGGCAG GAGGAACTCGATGCTCATCGCCAATGTGCTAGCGTTCATCGCCGCCGGATTCATGGGCTTCTCCAAGCTGGCGGTGTCGTGGGAGATGCTGATCATTGGCCGTTTCATCGTGGGACTTTACTCCGGCCTGTCCACTGGCTTCGTGCCCATGTACGTGGGGGAGATCGCGCCCACTTCGCTCCGTGGGGCGCTGGGCACTCTGCACCAGCTGGGAATCGTCATTGGAATCCTCATGGCACAG GTGTTTGGGATGGAGTCGATCATGGGGAACTCCACTATGTGGCCCTTCCTACTGGGCCTCACTTTCATCCCGGCCGTGTTGCAGTGTATCCTGCTGCCCTTCTGCCCCGAGAGCCCTCGCTTCCTCCTCATCAACTGCAACGAGGAGCTCAAGGCCAGGGAAG TGCTGGAGAAGCTGCGAGGCACTGAGGAGGTGGGCGCCGACATGcaggagatgaaggaggaggccAGGCAGATGATGAGGGAGAAGAAAGTGACCATCCTGGAGCTATTCCGCTCACCACTCTACCGCCAGCCCATCTTCATCGCCATCATGCTCCAGCTCTCCCAGCAGCTGTCTGGCATCAACGCT GTTTTCTACTACTCCACCAGGATCTTTGAGAAGGCGGGGGTTTCTCAGCCAGTCTATGCTACCATTGGAGCTGGAGTAGTCAATACAGCCTTCACTGTTGTGTCT CTATTCATTGTGGAGCGTGCTGGGCGAAGATCCCTTCACCTCACTGGGTTACTGGGGATGGCCTTCTCAGCAGTCCTGATGACAGTTGCCATGGCACTGCTG GACCAGCTGCCATGGATGTCGTACGTTAGCATCGTGGCCATCTTCAGCTTCGTGGCCTTCTTTGAGATTGGCCCAGGCCCCATCCCATGGTTCATTGTGGCTGAGCTCTTCAGCCAAGGTCCTCGGCCCTCTGCCTTTGCCGTGGCTGGATTCTCCAACTGGTCAGCTAACTTTATAGTGGGCATGACCTTCCAATACGTTGAG CAACTGTGTGGCCCCTACGTCTTCATCATCTTCACCGTGCTGTTGCTGGGCTTCTTCGTCTTCACCTATTTCATGGTGCCCGAAACCAAGGGACGATCGTTTGACGAGATCGCCGCTGGCTTCCGCCATGATGccggagaggcaggggagaagtATGCGCCTGACGAGATGAACAGCCTGGGGGGAGCCGACTCCCAGCTCTAA
- the trappc6b gene encoding trafficking protein particle complex subunit 6b isoform X2, giving the protein MADEALFQFLHNEVIQYIYKSSEHGEMENGRCITKLENMGFRVGQGLIERFTKDTARFKDELDVMKFICKDFWTCVFKKQIDNLRTNHQDNKFRLLTQLSAGKQYLEHAPKYLAFTCGLVRGGLSNLGVKSIVTAEVSVMPACKFQVMIQKM; this is encoded by the exons ATGGCAGACGAAGCCCTTTTTCAGTTTTTACACAATGAGgtgatacagtatatatacaaatCATCTGAACATGGGGAAATG GAAAATGGGAGATGTATTACCAAACTGGAAAATATGGGATTCCGGGTGGGTCAGGGACTAATAGAAAG GTTCACCAAAGACACAGCACGGTTTAAAGATGAGCTTGATGTCATGAAATTCATATGCAAAGACTTCTGGACCTGTGTCTTCAAAAAGCAAATTGACAACCTAAGAACAAACCACCAA GATAACAAGTTCCGGTTACTCACTCAGCTCTCTGCCGGTAAACAGTATTTGGAGCATGCCCCAAAG TATTTGGCGTTCACATGTGGCCTGGTTAGAGGAGGGCTTTCCAACCTGGGAGTGAAGAGTATTGTCACAGCAGAGGTGTCCGTTATGCCTGCCT GTAAATTTCAGGTCATGATCCAGAAAATGTAG